The sequence CAATGTATGAAAAGATCAGTGTTTGTCCTTCCTCAACATCCATGCTATAATTTCCGTCAAAATCTGTAATTGTTCCTTGCGTAGTTCCTTTAACTACAATGGTAACACCAGGTAAAGGCTCGCCGTTGCCGGCATCGCTAACATTACCTGTAACTGTTTTTACCTGCGCATAACTAAGACTAAAACTTAGCATGGCAACCAAAAACAAGACTACTTTAAGGTTTTTACGAATAATCCTCATTTTACATGTTATTAGTTTATGAATTTTTCTGTTTGTTAAATTCTCTTTAACTCATTTTAATAGGCAATAAATCAATTCGTTACAGAGACTTCGTGTTCAACAAATACTAAAATTCTATAGCGAATGTATAATAAATGTTAATAAAAGATTACGTTTTTTAACACAGTGGATTCCGCAAACGTTTGCGATGTCGTTTGCGCCCAATATGTTATAAAACAGGTGGTTAGTGGTTGGTCGATTAAACCATTAGAATATATATGTAGATTTAGGGTAAATGCTTACATTTGTGTAAAGCCTTGTACCGAGGAATTGGAAGAATCATTAATCAACAATAGGGAGAATTAGAGGAAGATGAAAAGCGGACTGGTTACCATAAAAGACTTAGCTCGTGAATTGAATATTTCAGCGTCTACGGTATCACGTGCCTTGAAGGACCACCCTGATATCAGCAAGGAAACAAAGCGTGCTGTACAGGAATTAGCGCAGAAGTTGAATTACCAGCCTAATGCAGTAGCACTGAGTTTAAAACAACGGCGTAGTAATACTATTGGTGTTATTATTCCCGAAATCGTACATTATTTCTTCTCATCGGTGATTAGTGGAATTGAGGATGTAACTTACGATGCCGGTTTCAACGTAATTATTTGCCAGAGCAACGAACGATACGAGCGTGAAGTAGCCAATGCAAAAACCTTACTTTCAAGTCGTGTTGACGGAGTTCTGGTGTCGATCTCGAAAGAAACTACCGATTACAAGCATTTATATAACTTTAGCAATAACGAAGTACCCATGGTATTTTACGATCGCGTTGTACCAGACATTATTGCCGACCAGGTTATTATCGACGACTTTGATGCAGCCTACAAAGCAACCCGTCATTTAATTGATAGTGGAAGAAGCCGGATAGCTCATTTGGGTGGCCCAATGGCTTTGTTAATAGGGCAAAGAAGAAAAGATGGTTACATAAAGGCTTTAAACGAAGCGGGAATTTCGGTTGATGAAGACTTGATTATTGAAGCCGACTCGTTTGAAAAAGCACGCATGGCAATTATGAAGCTGATAAACCAAAAGAAAAAGTTTGACGGCGTGTTTGCCACAAACGACCTGACAGCAATTGGAGCCATGCAAACCATTCAGAAAAAGGGCTATAAAATACCCGACGAGATTGCTATTGTTGGCTTTTCCGATGGTCGTTTTTCGGGAATTACCGATCCAACACTTACTTCTGTCGATCAGCATGGTTACGAAATGGGAACCCTGGCTACTCAAATGCTGCTGAAGCGAATTACATCGGAAGATGATGAGTATCCGGCTGAAACCAAAATTCTGAATGCCGATTTGATCGTTCGTGGATCATCTATTATATAATATACCCTAAAATTTCCCTCTTTTTTGTAATTATTAATCGATTTCGGTCATTACACAAAAACATGTTATAGAATATATTTTCACTTTCCGCAAACGTTTGAAATGATCATTTTTAACTAAAATTCCCTTGTTTTAAGGTGTTCACGAAATGAGCTGTTTGCATTTTACCTGATTTGTAACGTATATTTGTGCAGGCAATTTTCAATTTGAACATACTTCGTGTTTAGCAGCAAAAATTCTTTTGCTGTGGTATCTTATGTACATACATACAGCTTAGCTATAAATTAAAACTACTATTATGCGCAAAAAACCTACGCTGAGTTTTTGGCAAATTTGGAATATGAGTTTTGGTTTTCTGGGTATCCAGTTTGGATTTGCCCTGCAAAATGCCAATGTAAGTCGTATTTTCGAAACACTTGGGGCCAATGTTGAGGACATCCCTATTTTGTGGATTGCAGCACCGGTTACCGGTTTAATTGTTCAGCCTATAATCGGGCATATGAGCGATAAAACATGGAACCGACTCGGACGAAGAAGACCATATTTTTTGTTTGGAGCAATTTTCGCTTCACTTGCCCTCTTTTTAATGCCAAACTCGCCCGCTTTGTGGGTAGCCGCCGGAACGCTTTGGATAATGGATGCTTCCATTAATGTTTCAATGGAGCCTTTCCGTGCTTTTGTTGGCGATATGTTGCCCAACGAACAACGCACCCGGGGTTTTGCCATGCAAAGCTTTTTTATTGGCACCGGTGCTGTTGTGGGATCGGTACTTCCGTATGCAATGACCAATTGGCTGAACATTGCCAATACCGCTCCCGAAGGAGTTATTCCACCATCGGTGCGCTGGTCGTTCTACATTGGGGCTATTGTTTTCTTTCTGGCTATTCTGTGGACGATATTTACTACGAAAGAATATCCGCCTGAAGATTTAAAAGCTTTTGAAGAAAATGAAAGACAGACAACCAATAAAGAAGAGGTAATAAACGAAGAGGAAGTTGTGAGCAACCGGTTTGCCAAAGTTGGAGGAATACTCGGAATGCTTGGTTTACTGATAGTAGTGGTTACAAAACTGATGAAGCTGGAAAAGGAGCTGTACATTCTTGGAGGTATTCTTTTTCTGTTCTTTTTACTGATGATGATGGCAGCCTTGCTAAAATCGCAAAAAAAAGATGAGAATGCGTTGGTAGAGATTTTCAGCGATTTATTGCGTATGCCGTTAACCATGAAACAACTGGCGCTGGTACAATTCTTTACCTGGGTTGGTTTGTTTTCTTTGTGGATCTATTCCGTATCAGGAATTACCAGCCATATTTATGGTACCACCGATCCGCAATCGCAATTATACAACGACGGTGCCGACTGGGTAACCATTCTTTTCGGCGTTTACAACGGGGTTGCTGCGCTTATGGCATTTGCATTGCCTGTAATAGCAAAGTACACCAACCGAAAAATTACGCACTTCATTAGTTTAATAATTGGTGGTGTGGGCCTGGCCTCCATCTACCTGTTTAACGATCCTAATTGGCTGATTGTACCAATGATTGGAATTGGTATCGCCTGGGCAAGTATTCTTTCTATGCCTTATGCCATTCTTACCGGATCGTTGCCATCGAACAAAATGGGAATTTACATGGGGATTTTCAACTTCTTTATTGTAATACCGCAAATTCTGGCGGCAACCATTCTTGGGTTCATGGTAAAAGATCTTTTTGGAGGAGAGTCGATTTTAGCACTCGTTTTTGGAGGAGTATCAATGGTAATAGCTGCCGTGCTGGTACTTTTTGTAAAAGACGTTGCAACAGAAAATTAAAAATTAAAAACACTGAGATGAAGAATTATATCATTCATCACGACTGGAAAATAGTTGAAGAGGGTTTTGTTCCCGAACATAACCGGATTTCCGAAAGTATCTTTAGTATCGGAAACGGGAAAATGGGCCAGCGCGCCAATTTCGAGGAGAAGTATTCAGGCGACACGCTGAACGGAACATACGTGGCGGGTATTTATTACCCCGACAAAACCCGCGTGGGGTGGTGGAAAAACGGCTATCCGGAGTATTTTGCAAAGATCATCAATTCAACTAACTGGATTGGAATAGGAGTTACCATTAATGGTGAAGAACTCGATCTGGCAAAGGCAAAAGTACTTTCGTTTAAACGCGAGCTCGACATGCAACACGGTTTGTTGTCGCGTTGTTTTGTTGCCGAGTTGCAAAATGGCAACCAGGTTGAGGTTTGTTCGCACCGTTTTGTAAGTATCGTTGCCACCGAAATAGGAGCTATCCGATACACCGTTAAAGCACTGAACTTTGATGGGGAGATAAAAGTTAAGCCATATCTTGATGGCGATGTAGAGAACGAAGACTCCAATTACGACGAGAAATTCTGGGTAGAAGTTGCCCGCGCCGTAGGCGGACCGGAAGGCTATCTCACCGTTGAAACCTTAAAAACCGGATTTCAGGTAAGTAGCGGGATGTGGTTTCAGGTAACAAAAAATGGAAAAAAAGTAGAAACAGATATCACGAACAGGGAAAGTGAGAAATACGTTGAGGCATCGCAAAGTGTCTCAGTGGAGAAGGGTGATGAAATAGTAGTTGAGAAATTCTCTTCTACTGTTTCTTCCCTTGATTATGAAAAAGAATCTCTTCCCGAAAAGGCGAAAGAAGCCGTTGATTTGGCAGTTGAAGCCGGTTTCGATGCCCTGTTCGAAAGTCATAAAAACCGCTGGCTGCAAAAATGGGCTACCAGCGATATCAAAATTGAAGGCGATGTTGCTGCCCAGCAGGGAATTCGCTTTAATATTTTTCAGCTCAATCAAACCTATTCGGGCGAAGATGAGCGACTGAATATTGGGCCAAAAGGATTTACCGGTGAAAAATATGGCGGTGTAACGTATTGGGATACCGAGGCGTATTGTTTGCCTTTTTACCTGAGTACTGCGCCTCAAAAAGTTTCGCGTAACTTGTTGGTTTACCGTCGTAAGCATCTGGAAAAGGCCATTGAGAATGCCGAAAAACTTGGCTTTAAAAATGGCGCAGCATTGTACCCGATGGTTACAATTAACGGCGAAGAATGCCACAATGAGTGGGAAATTACTTTTGAGGAAGTTCATCGTAACGGAGCCATTGCCTATGCCATTTACGATTATATAAATTACACCGGCGATAAAGAATACCTTGCCCCGATGGGTTTTGAGGTGTTGCTGGGGATTAGTCGTTTTTGGAGCCAGCGCGTAAACTGGTCGGCCGATAAAGAACAGTATGTAATGTTGGGCGTTACCGGGCCAAACGAATACGAGAATAACGTAAACAATAATTTCCACACCAGCTATTTGGCCGTGTGGACATTAAAATATACACTTGAAGCCATTGAATACCTGAAAAAGGAATTCCCGTTCCTGTTCGAGGAATTGGTTAAAAAGTGGAAATTCAATGAGTTGAACGAAACCGCGCGTTGGAAGGATATCATTGATAAAATGTATTTCGCAAGAGACGAGAAGCGTGGAATTTACCTGCAGCAGGACGGTTTTTTGGATAAGGATTTGACTCCGGTTGCTGAGCTTCCGGCAGAGGATTTACCTATTAATCAGAACTGGTCGTGGGATCGTATTTTGCGTGCTCCATACATAAAACAGGCCGATACATTGCAGAGTTTGTATCTGTTCCAGGAGAATTTTACTACTGAAGAATTGAAACGACATTTTGATTTTTACGAACCGTTGACGGTGCACGAATCGTCGTTGTCGCCATGTGTTCACTCCATTCTGGCAGCAAAGATCGGTTACCAGGAGAAAGCTTACGAAATGTATTTGCGCACGTCGCGCCTCGATTTGGATGATTATAATAACGACACCGAAGACGGTCTGCACATTACAAGTATGGGCGGAACATGGATGTCGTTTGTAATGGCATTTGGCGGAATGCGCGTGGTTAATAACAAACTTACATTTAATCCGTTCCTGCCTGAATCGTGGAAATCATATGGATTCCGAATTGATTTTGGAGGAGCACATCTGGAGGTGAAAAAACAACGCGAGTTGTTCTTAATAATTAATCATTCTGCAGTTGATGTGGCTGCAACAGTTTGGGGAACTGAGCACAAAATTGCCGGAAATTCAACCCTTGAAATTAAAAAGTAAGAATTAGCTAATTTACCCTTTTGTCTGTCGACATTTTCCCTCGCGAGGGAAAACAGTTACAAAAAAGCCGGAGCTTTAATGTAAGTTAGAAAGCTGGTTTGATACGTGTTCCCCTAATTAGGGGAACTCCCGACAGGGTAAGGGGTAAGGAAAGTTAGAAACGAATAAAACGTTATAAAAATGAAGAAACTTATCACTTTGTTTATCATCCTGCTTACCCTGAATGTTGTGGGGCAGGAAGTGTCGCGAGTTGAGCCGCCAAACTGGTGGGCCGGAATGAAAAACCCTGATTTGCAGTTACTGGTTTATGGCGAGGATATCTCAAAAACCAATGTAGTTATCGATTATCCGGGAGTGACTTTGGAGGCCACCACAAAAGTGGAAAATCCGAATTACCTGTTTGTCGACTTGAAGCTGGCAAAGGATGTAAAACCCGGCGAATTCGAAATTCAATTTAAACAAGGCGATAAAGTTGTAGATAGCTACAATTACGAATTATGGGATCGTGAAAAAGGATCGGCAAAACGAGAAGGTTTTAATTCATCTGACGTGATTTACCTGATCACGCCCGACCGTTTTGTGAATGGTGATACCAGCAACGACGAGGTGGAAGGCATGAAAGAAGGCCTCGATCGCGATTATAACTATGGCCGTCACGGTGGCGATATTCGCGGGATTATCAATTCGCTGGATTATTTGCAAGACATGGGATTTACAGCCGTTTGGTTAAATCCGGTGCTGGAAAACGATATGCCCGAATCGTCGTACCACGGTTATGCCTGTACCGATTTTTACCAGGTCGACCGACGTTATGGTTCGAATGAAGAATACCAGGAACTGAACGAAGAGCTAGATAAACGCGGTATGAAACTGATTATGGATTTGATCTTTAACCATTGCGGATCAGAACACTGGTGGATGCACGATATGCCAATGAGCGACTGGATCAACAATTATCCTGAAATGAAGATTACCAGTCACCGCCGTACGGTGAATGAAGATCCACACGCTTCGGAAGCAGATAAAAGTGCAATGGTGGATGGTTGGTTTGTTCCATCGATGCCCGACATGAACCAGAAAAATCCATTTCTGGCAAAATACCTCATTCAAAACAGTATTTGGTGGGTTGAATATGTTGGTCTGGAAGGAATTCGACAGGACACGTGGCCTTATCCCGACAAGAACATGATGAGCGATTGGACAAAAGAGTTGTTGGAAGAATATCCGAATTTTAATGTGGTTGGAGAAGAGTGGACCACCAATCCGGCAATTGTTTCGTACTGGCAAAAAGGAAAATACAATCAGGATGGCTATAAGAATTATGCCCCAAGTATGATGGATTTTCCGTTGCAGAGTGCAGCTGCCGAAGGATTGCGCAACGAAGAAAGTTTCGACTTTGGACTGATTCAGATTTATAATGCACTGGCGAACGATTTTCTGTATCCTAATCCTTATGATCTGACCATTTTCCCGGATAACCACGATATGTCGCGTTTTTACGTGCAGGTTGGCGAAGATATTGATCTGCTGAAAATGGGAGTAGCATTCTTTTTAACCACCCGTGGAATTCCGCAAATTTATTACGGCACCGAAATTTTAATGCGTCACGACGGAAGCGAACACGGCGATATTCGTGCCGATTATCCCGGCGGTTGGGAAGGCGACAAAGTAAATGCTTTTACAGGCGAAGGAATGAGCGATGCCGCAAAAGATATGCAGCAGTATGTTTCGAAAATCCAGAATTGGCGTAAAAATGCAAATGCGATTCACGATGGAAAATTGATGCACTTTGTACCTGAAGATGGGACTTACACCTATTTTCGGTACACCGATGACGAAGCAGTAATGGTTATTCTGAATAAAAACACTGAAGCAAAAACAATTAAAACCGATCGTTTTAGCGAAGTGATCGACGGTTATAAGTCGGGTAAAGAAATTATTTCAGGGACTTCGATTTCTGATATTTCGAAAGTTACAGTACCTGCAAAATCAGCGGTAATTGTTGAGTTCAATAAATAGGAAATATGAATACCGAGAACGCAGATTGAACAGATTAACTCTGATCAAATCTGCGTTTCTCGGTTAAATCCGTGTAATCTGCGTTCCAATATCATGAAAAAACTATCATCCATACTTTTGATTTTGGCTCTTTTTGCCTGCCAGCCAGCGCAAAAACAGAAGCCAGAACAACTAGATTCGCCGAAAGGAAAATTTGTGGTTTACCAGGTGTTTACCCGCTTGTTTGGTAATACAAACACCACCAATATACCATGGGGAACCATCGAAGAAAACGGAGTTGGAAAGTTCAACGATTTTACCGACCGTGCATTGGAAGAAATTAAATCGATGGGTGTGACGCACATTTGGTACACGGGTGTTCCACATCACGATGTGATAACTGATTACACCGCATACGGCATTTCAAACGACGATCCCGATGTGGTAAAAGGCCGTGCCGGTTCGCCTTATGCGGTGAAGGATTATTACAATGTAAATCCCGATCTGGCTGTTGATCCGGCAAACCGACTGGCAGAATTTGAAGCCCTGATTGAACGCACGCACAAACACGGAATGAAAGTGATCATCGATATTGTTCCCAATCACGTCGCCCGGAATTATCAATCGATTTCGAAACCTGAAGGTGTTTCTGATTTTGGCGAAAACGACGATACTTCGGTAGAATACAAGCGCGATAATAACTTTTATTACATTCCCGGAGAGGCGTTTCAGGTACCTGAGTTTTTGAATGGTTACCAGCCTTTGGGAGGCGATGAAAATCCGCTATCGGATGGGAAGTTTGATGAAAATCCGGCGAAATGGACCGGCAACGGGGCGCGCTTAGCACAGCCCGGATTTTACGACTGGTACGAAACCGTAAAAGTAAATTACGGAGTAAAACCTGATGGAACATACGATTTTGATTTGCTCCCTGAAGATTTTGAAAGGGAAGATTATAAAGCACATTTTGAATTCTGGCAAGATAAAGATGTACCGGATTCGTGGGGAAAATTTAAGGACATTGCTTTGTTCTGGCTGGAAAAAGGAGTGGATGGTTTTCGTTACGATATGGCTGAAATGGTTCCGGTGGAATTCTGGAGTTACATGAATTCGGCGCTGAAAATAAAAAATCCGGATGCTTTTCTGCTGGCAGAAGTTTATAATCCTGCGCTTTACAGGGACTATATTCACAAAGGGAAAATGGATTACCTGTACGATAAAGTAGAGTTGTACGACACACTAAAACACATCATGCAGGGATACGGCAGCACAGATAATCTTCCGGCGATTTACGATGGATTGGCTGATATTGAACATCATATGTTGCACTTTCTGGAGAACCATGATGAGCAGCGTATTGCCAGTGCCGGATTTGCCGGAAGTGCCGAAAAAGGTAAGCCGGCAATGGTAGTTTCGACTTGTATGAGCACTTCGCCAACGATGATTTATTTTGGGCAAAATGTAGGTGAACCCGGCGACGGCGATATGGGTTTTGGCGATGAAACACGAACTTCGATATTTGATTACTGTGGTGTACCGGCACATCAACGCTGGATGAACAATGGTAAATTTGATGGTGGGCAATCAATCGAAGCTGAGAAGAAATTAAATGCTTTTTACAAAAACCTATTGAGTTTTTCTGCAACATCTTCTGCTTTGATGGGCAAGTTCAGAGAGATTCATTCGTACAATCGCCAAAACACGGAAGGCTACAATGATAAAGTATTTTCGTTCGTTCGTTGGAGTGGCAACGACCGCTTGATTGTGATAAGTAACTTCGAGGAAACGTCACTCAATTTTCAACTAAAATTGGATGAGGAAACAGTAAAAGCTTTGCATTTAGCAGACGGTTTATATAAACTAACTGATCAACTGTTGAGTGAGGATGAATTTGTTCTGGAGGTGAAAAACGGAAAGGGTAAGGTTGAACTGGAATTACCAGGCCTGGAATCATTCATTTTGAAAATGGATGTGCTTTCAGATTTCTCAGAATAATTTAAACAAACAAGTTCCTGCGGTTATCTGCACTATCTGCGGGAAAAATTAGCATTCAAATAAAAAAAATCACAATTCGGTAAACCTTTTTAATCAATTGGTGTTTTACTGTTACAAATCTTTTTTCATAAAGGTTTACATACCATAAAAGATGGTTTGGTTTTTGGTTTAGTTTAGGTTTAGGTTGATTGAGAAAGGGCTGGTTGTTGAACCGGCCTTTCGTTTTTTATAGCCATTCTATTTCAATCCCAACTTTTTCTTACTCTTCAGCACTTTAATCGATTCTTTAATCCTTTTCAGTTTTGTTTCGTCACGTTTCGCCATGTTAATCCAGATAACAAACTGGTTTTTGTGGTTGGCGGTAAGCGACTCGAAAAAGGTTTTGGCTTCTGGACTTCCGTTGAGAGCTGATTTAAATTCGGCAGAGAGGGTAGTATCAACTTTCGGTGGTTGAATCACTTTATCCCAGTTGCCATTCTTTTTTGCTGCTTCAATCAATTTTAAACCCGGAGATTTCATTTTTCCCACTCTCAATAATTCGGCAACACGTTTTTTATTTGTTTCCGACCAAAGACTTTTGGCATTTCGCGGAGTGAATTTCCGTGCATAACATTCATCGTCGATGCGTTTTACCAAACCGTCGATCCAGCCATAGCAAAGAGCAACCTTAACTGAATCATCGTAAGCGATGCATTCTTTTCCAGTATGCTTTTTATAATACACCAACCACAATTCTTTTTCTTTGTTGTGGTTTTTTTTCAACCACTTTTCCCATTCTTCACTATTCTTAAAGTACTTTTTCTGCATCGGTTTTTCTTTTTCAGAATAGAAAGATAAAAAAAACACCCGATGACTAAAAGCCAACGGGTGAATTACTTAAATGGTATTTTGTTTTCTGTTTACTTAAACTCTACAGGAAGCATGAATTTTACCGGAACAGCTTTGCCTCGCTGTTTGCCAGGTTTCCAGTCTTCCAATTCGTTGGCAATTACATAAGCGCCTTTTGCGGCAGCATCATTATCTTTTTCTACCACTTTAATATCGCTTACTTTTCCTTTTGCATTTACAGTAAATGTAACTGTAGCCTTTCCTTTTAGGTTTTTCTCGCGCGCAAGTTTTTTCTGCATTTTTGCCACTTGTTCTTGTAAGGCCCCAAAACCTCCCGGATATTTTGGAATGTCTTCCACAACAAAGAATACTTCTTTTTCGCCATCAGCAACAGGTGGTGGAGGCGGTGGTGGAGTTTCTCCGTTTGCCGGTTTCTCCTTTTCTGCAGCTGGTGGTGGAGGAGGTGGTGGAGGAATCATTTGTTCCCCTGAATAATTTGGATTGTACAATACCTGTACCGCTTCCTCCATTTTAAAAGTATATTTCGCTTTGTCCACGCCGGAACCTGAAGCAGAAATATTATTCACAACGGTTTTCATTCCAACAAACGAAACCACAACTTCCGAACTTAAACTTCCATCAGCTTTAACCGTTGGATTATCGTCTACTAATTTGAAAGTTCCGTCGCGGTCAGATACGCATCCAACCGTTGAACCTTTAATAACAATAGATGCTCCGGGAATAACTTCGCCGGTTTCTTTCGAGACAACTTTTCCGTGAATAGTCAATTGTTTTCCCGACTGCGTATCGGCAGGAACAAGCTTGTTCCCAGCAATATCAGTTTCGGTATAACTGTATTGTGGTTCGGCAAAAGCGAACAACAACAGCGCAAGAGCGGGTAGCGCCCAGGTAAATCGTATCAGCCGGCGGGCCGATGTTTTCTTTTTCGTCATCATTTTTAATCGATTTGTGCTTAAGGCAAAATTCAGGTTATTGGTGATACCAATAATTTGCATGCCCATCAGCTGGTTTACTAATAAAGCCTGGTAGCGGCCCACAGTGTGTCCCTGCGCAAGAACACCTTTGTCGGCCAGGTACTCATGGTTTTGTTTAATTGCTCGTTCAAACATCCAAATAAATGGGTTGAACCAAAAGATGACTGTTAACAGCTCTATCATTAGCAGGTCGAACCAGTGATTCTCACGAATGTGCACTTTTTCGTGAGCCAGAATTTCCGGCAGGTCGTCCTGTGTATGAAATTTCGGATTAATAAATACAACGTTGAAAAATGAGAAGGGGAGTCCGTATTTTTCGTTTTCTACCACGCGCATTCCTTGTAGTGAACTAACGCGGTGTTTTATCATTAGATGAATTAGAACAGCAGTTTGTGTTAACAAACGAAGCAGGAAAATAGCCACTCCGGTAAGGTAAATCAACAAAATTGCCTGTTGCCAGCTAAAGTGCGCAGTACTTTCTTCGGTAGATTTAAAAACCGGAATGTTTTTGAAAGTATTGGCAATGGTATGTGCGCCGGATTTCGCACCTTCAGTTGCTTCAACTAAAACCTCGTAGCGAACCGGAACCAGCGGAAGCAGGATGGCCAAAAGCAAGGATCCCAGCAAAAACCAGCGGTTGGCTGCATGAAACGTTTCGTTGCGAAGAAACAACCAGTATACCAGGTAGAAAAGAACAATTCCGCCCGATGCATTTAATAAATAGAACAGAGAAGTTTCCATGGCTATTCTTTCTTTTCTTTATTTAATTCGTTTTCTGTCAGCTTTAACATTTCTTCCAGCTCTTCCATTCCCAGGTTGTTCTCTTTAGCAAAAAAGGTGGCCATTTTCGGGAACGAACCGTTGAAATAGTTTTTCAATAAAGATGAAAACTGCACTTTTGTATAATCCGTTTTACTAACGGCAGGCGAAAAAAGATTCGTATTGCCAATCTTTTTGTGGGTAACAAATCCCTTTTTTTCCAGCACATTTAAAACAGTTGCCACGGTGGTGTAAGCCGGTTTGTCCTCGCCAAATCCGTCAACTACTTGCTTAACAACTCCTTCTTGCAAACTCCAGAGAATATGCATTACCTGTTCTTCTGCTTTTGTTAATGTCTTCATCTTATTATTCCTTTCTATTATCGTGCCAAATTATTTTCTACTACAAACATAGTACTATTTATTTAGAAATAAAACTATTTTAATAGAAAAACTACTATAAGAATAGTAAAATGAAAATTGGGCATAAAAAAACCGCCTGAAATTCAGACGGTTGATCTATTTTTAGCAAATTGTTTATTCCCATGTGATTTCTTGTTCGGTAACAGCAACTTCCTGAATATGGTATGCAGCATCGCTACTAATAGCGTCGTCTTCAAATCTGAAAGTCATTAATTCAACTGTGTAATCATTGCCTGCTTCAGGTGTTTCGCTCCACGAGCCTGAAGCTGTGTTTGCCCCAATATCCAAACGAGTCATTTGTGTAGGAAGTGTTTGGCTCAAAAAGGCGACATCTCCACTTACATTAATCAACCTTATCAAATATGCTTCTGCAATACTGTTAGTTTCCCATTGCACACTTAAAACGCCATTTACCATTTCTGCCGACGAGAGGGTTGTAAAAGCAATATCATCAAAGTCGAGCAAATCTACCGATTGATGTGTTATGTCTTCATTAATCACCAAAAATTGGTAGTTCCCTTCAACCGGAGCTGATGCAAAATAATCATTTATACCAGGTTCTTTGGCATAGGTATAAAGGTTGTCGGAAGCGGGATTTAAAGTCAAATTCGCTCCACCAGGAGTTGTAACTTCTGCATGGCTCATAGGTTGGTTACCCCATGCAACATACGAATTTGCGTATTTTACCTCATCGCCGATGGTACGTTTTATAACAAATACATCACCAATTATTTCAAACGGTGCTGAGTTATCGTCGTCGCTGCAGGCAAAAAATCCGGCGCCAATTAATAAGAATGTCAGAATTTTTCCAAGTTTCTTCATTGTGTCCATTTCTCTATTTTTTTATGTTTTTCTGAATAGTATTTTCTAATAGATGATATTTTCTTCGATTTGGTTGTCTTTGCACGCCAATATCGTGAATTTTTTTTAATCTACATTTACTAATTGTATCTAAATGAATGGATAGGCATTTGTCATTCTTTTTACAGAATGATGGTTTAGAGGTGGATTTTACCCGTTTTTTAGTTCCTCAATGATTTCACGAAGAATGTAATCTGCAGTTTCAACGTTAGGAACATTTGAAAAACTGAGCGTCAATTTACCATTGGCTTCTTTCATCCGGCCTTTCGATTTGCCTTT comes from uncultured Draconibacterium sp. and encodes:
- a CDS encoding glycoside hydrolase family 13 protein, producing the protein MKKLITLFIILLTLNVVGQEVSRVEPPNWWAGMKNPDLQLLVYGEDISKTNVVIDYPGVTLEATTKVENPNYLFVDLKLAKDVKPGEFEIQFKQGDKVVDSYNYELWDREKGSAKREGFNSSDVIYLITPDRFVNGDTSNDEVEGMKEGLDRDYNYGRHGGDIRGIINSLDYLQDMGFTAVWLNPVLENDMPESSYHGYACTDFYQVDRRYGSNEEYQELNEELDKRGMKLIMDLIFNHCGSEHWWMHDMPMSDWINNYPEMKITSHRRTVNEDPHASEADKSAMVDGWFVPSMPDMNQKNPFLAKYLIQNSIWWVEYVGLEGIRQDTWPYPDKNMMSDWTKELLEEYPNFNVVGEEWTTNPAIVSYWQKGKYNQDGYKNYAPSMMDFPLQSAAAEGLRNEESFDFGLIQIYNALANDFLYPNPYDLTIFPDNHDMSRFYVQVGEDIDLLKMGVAFFLTTRGIPQIYYGTEILMRHDGSEHGDIRADYPGGWEGDKVNAFTGEGMSDAAKDMQQYVSKIQNWRKNANAIHDGKLMHFVPEDGTYTYFRYTDDEAVMVILNKNTEAKTIKTDRFSEVIDGYKSGKEIISGTSISDISKVTVPAKSAVIVEFNK
- a CDS encoding alpha-amylase family glycosyl hydrolase codes for the protein MKKLSSILLILALFACQPAQKQKPEQLDSPKGKFVVYQVFTRLFGNTNTTNIPWGTIEENGVGKFNDFTDRALEEIKSMGVTHIWYTGVPHHDVITDYTAYGISNDDPDVVKGRAGSPYAVKDYYNVNPDLAVDPANRLAEFEALIERTHKHGMKVIIDIVPNHVARNYQSISKPEGVSDFGENDDTSVEYKRDNNFYYIPGEAFQVPEFLNGYQPLGGDENPLSDGKFDENPAKWTGNGARLAQPGFYDWYETVKVNYGVKPDGTYDFDLLPEDFEREDYKAHFEFWQDKDVPDSWGKFKDIALFWLEKGVDGFRYDMAEMVPVEFWSYMNSALKIKNPDAFLLAEVYNPALYRDYIHKGKMDYLYDKVELYDTLKHIMQGYGSTDNLPAIYDGLADIEHHMLHFLENHDEQRIASAGFAGSAEKGKPAMVVSTCMSTSPTMIYFGQNVGEPGDGDMGFGDETRTSIFDYCGVPAHQRWMNNGKFDGGQSIEAEKKLNAFYKNLLSFSATSSALMGKFREIHSYNRQNTEGYNDKVFSFVRWSGNDRLIVISNFEETSLNFQLKLDEETVKALHLADGLYKLTDQLLSEDEFVLEVKNGKGKVELELPGLESFILKMDVLSDFSE
- a CDS encoding YdeI/OmpD-associated family protein, whose protein sequence is MQKKYFKNSEEWEKWLKKNHNKEKELWLVYYKKHTGKECIAYDDSVKVALCYGWIDGLVKRIDDECYARKFTPRNAKSLWSETNKKRVAELLRVGKMKSPGLKLIEAAKKNGNWDKVIQPPKVDTTLSAEFKSALNGSPEAKTFFESLTANHKNQFVIWINMAKRDETKLKRIKESIKVLKSKKKLGLK
- a CDS encoding M56 family metallopeptidase, with translation METSLFYLLNASGGIVLFYLVYWLFLRNETFHAANRWFLLGSLLLAILLPLVPVRYEVLVEATEGAKSGAHTIANTFKNIPVFKSTEESTAHFSWQQAILLIYLTGVAIFLLRLLTQTAVLIHLMIKHRVSSLQGMRVVENEKYGLPFSFFNVVFINPKFHTQDDLPEILAHEKVHIRENHWFDLLMIELLTVIFWFNPFIWMFERAIKQNHEYLADKGVLAQGHTVGRYQALLVNQLMGMQIIGITNNLNFALSTNRLKMMTKKKTSARRLIRFTWALPALALLLFAFAEPQYSYTETDIAGNKLVPADTQSGKQLTIHGKVVSKETGEVIPGASIVIKGSTVGCVSDRDGTFKLVDDNPTVKADGSLSSEVVVSFVGMKTVVNNISASGSGVDKAKYTFKMEEAVQVLYNPNYSGEQMIPPPPPPPPAAEKEKPANGETPPPPPPPVADGEKEVFFVVEDIPKYPGGFGALQEQVAKMQKKLAREKNLKGKATVTFTVNAKGKVSDIKVVEKDNDAAAKGAYVIANELEDWKPGKQRGKAVPVKFMLPVEFK